ATTATAATAGCGATTTTAAACTCCGCATTAGTGCTTGGTATAAATACTTTCTCTGTTGATATCTCTCCTTTGATAGTTCTAAAAGCTTGAATAACTTCTGCATTGTCACTTCTTTCATATCTTGCCAAAAAACTATGCAAAAGACCGTCTTTAACTAAATTTAAAAGACAGGTATCGTCGCATTTAAATGGTTCTAAATTTATGTAAATTTCATACGCAGGCGGAATATCTGAAAGCTTATCACTCTTAGCAAAAAGTGAAATTTGTATAATTAAAAAAACTAAAAGAATTTTTCTCATAACAACCCTTTGATTTTATTTAAATCATCTATTAAGGCCTGCTCTTTGCTTGGATTTTTTAGCACCCATGCTGGCGAATAAGTGGCCATAAGATAGGAATTTTTAAATCTTAAAACATTTCCTCTGATGGATTCAAAGCTATTTGTTCGCTCCAAATTATTGATTAAATTTAAAAATACGTTTTCGCCAAGAGCGACTATAATCTTTGGTGAAATTATATCTATTTGAGACATTAAATATGGCTTACAAAGTTCGTAGCTAAGATTTATGGCTAAGTTGTTTCGGTGAATTTTACACTTTATTATGCTTGTCATGTAAAATTCATGCTTGTTAAGGCCTAAAATTTCATATATTACCTTG
The Campylobacter sp. RM16189 genome window above contains:
- a CDS encoding uracil-DNA glycosylase, coding for MIYANEIEILRQLHYLKAFGYRYINPSFGLHIKNNVSNDIKELEEQIKNCNLCELCKSRNNALVGSGRLDSKIMFISDAPSVSEDISGRFLEGSIGEKFCKVIYEILGLNKHEFYMTSIIKCKIHRNNLAINLSYELCKPYLMSQIDIISPKIIVALGENVFLNLINNLERTNSFESIRGNVLRFKNSYLMATYSPAWVLKNPSKEQALIDDLNKIKGLL